A window of Numenius arquata chromosome 6, bNumArq3.hap1.1, whole genome shotgun sequence contains these coding sequences:
- the PROX2 gene encoding prospero homeobox protein 2, with protein sequence MISNQLRVSPLVTRQEEETMDGSTASEQDRDRATAGHSHRLKTEPCFQTNSLLPSPSTSLISQLLSHPMVGRSLDPCILFPSSQAVALPQDYECSASPGEGAKALAFPTTRAPASMPCAGDRDQLSDQHLRAKRARVESIIQGMSLPPTPQAFGTSLEAAFGHERERGGEMPRETKRKLRVPQQGTGAAGQVVPMVGSPHAEGCQQLKEQLCFLEQQLRWLQEKFSQVCDSVDAAQTQEGAEKAHPLPGKPGDRPDKDSAAATGNLCKVPLQRSILEMHGPEEDKDRGDTVGLPSAARVLSQALKDELAGVTSQVVDSVLKTIWPKAASHLLQQHRSLPVSGPGARWEYFAAGKCRKPLAKPSPMSALGSLSSPQAEALSGTSGKSPGSHAVSFSSKGVRKPCQVRNMGCPLGSATPVQDSQLLSQLLGCSQHGPWGSSSCGSPSAPERGPPESLNLHWGTVKLRSSVVRQQQQHPLPLSPADVESLALLPAGRDGCGELQAVMDGAPFTSTHIQEALTPGHLKKAKLMFFFTRYPSSTLLKTYFLDVQFSRCITSQLIKWFSNFREFYYIQVEKFARQALLEGVVDAGALRVSRDSELFRALNTHYNKGNDFEVPGRFLEVASLTLREFFNAVRAGKDADPSWKKPIYKIISKLDSDIPEGFKATSYSQELLHS encoded by the exons ATGATCTCAAACCAGCTGAGGGTCAGCCCTCTGGTGACCAGGCAGGAAGAAGAGACAATGGATGGCAGCACTGCCTCTGAGCAGGACAGAGACCGTGccactgcagggcacagccaCAGGCTGAAGACGGAGCCCTGTTTCCAGACCAACTCTCTCTTGCCTTCCCCCAGCACATCCCTGATATCACAGCTCCTCAGCCACCCAATGGTTGGCAGGAGCCTGGATCCTTGcatccttttcccttcttcccaggcagtGGCCCTGCCTCAGGACTATGAGTGTAGTGCCTCTCCTGGGGAAGGAGCAAAAGCCCTGGCTTTCCCCACAACCCGAGCCCCAGCTTCCATGCCCTGTGCTGGTGACAGGGACCAGCTCTCTGACCAGCACCTACGAGCCAAGCGGGCCAGAGTGGAGAGCATCATCCAAGGCATGAGCCTCCCACCAACCCCCCAGGCGTTTGGCACCAGCCTGGAGGCAGCTTTTGGGCACGAGAGGGAGAGGGGTGGTGAGATGCCCCGGGAGACcaagaggaagctgagggtgCCCCAGCAGGGCACAGGGGCAGCCGGGCAAGTGGTCCCCATGGTGGGTAGTCCCCATGCTGAGGGTTGCCAGCAGCTgaaagagcagctctgctttttagagcagcagctgaggtggCTTCAGGAGAAGTTCTCCCAGGTCTGTGACTCTGTGGATGCTGCCCAAACCCAGGAAGGTGCCGAGAAAGCACATCCACTGCCTGGAAAGCCTGGAGACAGACCAGACAAGGACAGTGCTGCTGCCACTGGCAACCTGTGCAAAGTGCCTCTCCAGAGGAGCATCCTGGAGATGCATGGGCCAGAGGAGGACAAGGACAGAGGTGACACAGTTGGCTTGCCCTCAGCAGCAAGGGTCCTCTCTCAGGCGCTGAAGGACGAGCTGGCTGGGGTGACATCCCAGGTGGTGGACTCTGTTCTGAAGACCATTTGGCCAAAGGCAGCCAGccaccttctgcagcagcaccGCAGCCTCCCAGTGTCGGGGCCAGGTGCCAGGTGGGAATATTTTGCTGCTGGGAAATGCAGAAAGCCACTTGCTAAGCCATCTCCCATGAGTGCACTGGGCTCACTAAGCTCTCCCCAGGCTGAGGCCCTGTCAGGAACTTCAGGGAAGAGCCCAGGCTCTCATGCTGTCTCCTTCAGTTCAAAGGGGGTCAGAAAACCCTGTCAGGTACGCAACATGGGTTGTCCACTGGGCTCAGCCACCCCCGTCCAGGACAGCCAGCTGCTGAgccagctgctgggctgcagccagcacggcccctggggcagcagctcttgtgGGAGCCCCTCTGCTCCGGAGAGGGGTCCTCCGGAGTCCCTCAACTTGCACTGGGGAACTGTCAAACTGAGGTCATCAGTCgtgagacagcagcagcagcatcccctgccccTGAGCCCTGCTGACGTGGAGAGCCTGGCGCTGCTGCCAGCTGGCAGGGATGGCTGCGGGGAACTGCAGGCTGTGATGGATGGGGCGCCCTTCACCTCCACCCAT ATCCAAGAGGCGCTGACCCCCGGCCACCTGAAGAAGGCCAAGCTGATGTTTTTCTTCACCCGCTACCCCAGCTCCACTCTGCTGAAAACCTACTTCCTCGACGTGCAG TTCAGCCGCTGCATCACCTCCCAGCTCATCAAGTGGTTCAGCAACTTCCGTGAGTTTTACTACATCCAGGTGGAGAAGTTTGCCCgtcaggctctgctggagggcgTCGTGGATGCTGGTGCCCTCCGGGTCTCTCGGGACTCAGAGCTCTTCCGTGCCCTCAACACACACTATAACAAGGGAAACGACTTCGAG GTGCCAGGGCGGTTCCTGGAGGTGGCCAGCCTGACGCTGCGCGAGTTCTTCAACGCCGTCAGGGCAGGCAAGGACGCCGACCCCTCCTGGAAGAAACCCATTTACAAAATCATTTCCAAACTGGACAGTGACATCCCAGAAGGGTTCAAAGCCACGAGCTACTCCCAGGAACTGCTCCACAGCTGA